Proteins found in one Oncorhynchus gorbuscha isolate QuinsamMale2020 ecotype Even-year linkage group LG15, OgorEven_v1.0, whole genome shotgun sequence genomic segment:
- the LOC123998219 gene encoding protein S100-A1-like: MPSELERSMESLITAFHRYADKDGDCNTLSKKELKELMQTELASFLKSQKDPAAIDKIMKDLDQNGDGKVNFEEFVSLVVGLSIACEQIYQLHTMKASAKK; this comes from the exons ATGCCGTCTGAGTTGGAGCGCTCCATGGAGTCCCTGATCACGGCGTTCCATCGCTATGCCGACAAGGACGGTGACTGCAACACACTGAGCAAGAAGGAGCTGAAAGAACTGATGCAGACAGAACTGGCCAGCTTCCTGAAG tcCCAGAAGGACCCAGCCGCCATAGACAAGATCATGAAGGATCTGGACCAGAATGGTGATGGGAAGGTAAACTTTGAGGAGTTTGTCTCCCTGGTGGTGGGCCTCTCCATCGCCTGTGAACAGATCTACCAGCTCCACACCATGAAGGCTTCTGCCAAGAAGTGA